The segment AGTCACAAAGTCTACACTTGGAATTTTACTTCTTCCGAAATTCCCAGCTCAAGCCCAATGCAAGACGTTCCCAGTTCAAAAACGGGGCAAAACATTTCCAGTTTAAGTTCAAAAACGGGGCAAAACATTTCCAGTTTAAGTAGAACAAATGCCATTTTTATAGCTCTCTCTATCTGCTTACTTGCCGTCTGCGGATTTTCATTCGTTTTGTGGTACTGTTATTTCAAAACCAGGCAAAACAGGGGCCCTCGGGGAAGATATGTGGAATTGGAGGAACAGTTTGCTCAGCGTCCCCGCAGCTTCTCGTATGCTGACCTCAGCACTGCCACTCATAGTTTCAGTGAAAACCTAAAGCTAGGAGAAGGCGGCTTCGGAGGCGTCTACAGAGGCATTTTGCCCGGCACAAATGAGGTTGTGGCAGTGAAAAGAATATCCCATGGATCTAGACAGGGCAAAAGGGAATATGTTTCAGAGGTCACTATCATCAGCAGGCTGAGACACCGTAACCTGATCCAGCTCTTGGGATGGTGCCATGAAAGCAGCGAGTTGCTCCTGGTTTATGAGTTCCTGCCAAATGGAAGCCTGGACAAGCACTTATTCGATGAGGAGAAGGAGCCTTTGGATTGGGACCAACGGTACAAAATTTCTTGTGACATAGCCTCTGCTCTTGTGTACCTTCACGACGAGTTGGACAATTGTATTGTGCACAGAGATGTGAAGACCAGCAACGTGATATTGGATTCTAGTCTCAATGCCAAGCTGGGAGATTTTGGTCTGGCCAGAATAGTGAAACACGATGGCCCTGCTTCTCACACAACATCACCTGGAGGAACTTTGGGGTATTTAGCGCCAGAATGTGCAGTGGCAGGAAAGACAAGTCCAGAATCGGATGTTTTCAGCTTTGGTGTCGTGGCTCTGGAAATTGCCTGCGGAAGGCGGCCTGTTGACTTGAGGTTATCTGAACACAATTGCAGAGTGGTAGAATGGGTTTGGGATTTGTATAAACAGGGAAAGCTTCTGGATGCGGCTGATAAAAGGCTCGGTGGAAACTTCAATGAAGAAGAAATGCAGAGGCTCATGGTCGTTGGATTGTTGTGCTGTCAGCAGGAACCGAAAGCAAGACCGGAAATGAGATATGTGATGAAAATTTTAAGATTCGATGTTGAATTGCCCTCTGTCCCTTTATGTTTGTACGACACAAGTAAAACTTTCTCTCCTCCATTGGACCCTGTGAGTATTGGTGCTGCGTCGGTATCATCCAGCTCCAATCGAAATACGTCCAGGTCCCTACGATCAATGCATTGAATTGTTTGCAAAATCGATGCTAGTCTTCAGTTTGTTTTCTTAGTAACTTTTATTTTGTCCATGGAATGGGACAGTTATGACTAAATAAAGATTTATCGCTAATTTTAGGTAACAGACTTTGTTTCATCGTTCATCTCCCAGTTTGAAATAGCTGTGCAATGCATGATTGTTGCTATGAATTGAGGCTGCAACCTCTATTAAATACTGCTTAATTATGATGTTTGATATGTGATCTGCAAAATGTAATCCATCAGAGAAGTTGATTGAATAGAAAGGTTCTTGTCTGAAATCAAATTGTATTTTCTGTATGTTAGTTACATTGTTTTCAGAATTCATATTGAATTTGCGTCTGCTGTAGAAGCTTGTGATTATATTCTTTGAGTTTTCAAATTTACAATTGGGGTCAGAACAGAGTAGAAAGGATCCACAGAAGAGTTAAGAATTTGTAGGAAAAATCAAATAAATCATGCGTGTGCAATTTGAAGGTAAGCAAACTTCAAGATTTGCCAAAGATTGCCATTGTTAAAAGAAAAACAGATTGCCAAGAACAATATATACCAAGTAAAGCAAAATCAAGGGTTTGTTACAACGTTGTTGCCGCCGACGGTCAGAAAGAAATATTATCTGGTTGATTTGCATAACAAAGAGGAGATTGCTGGTGTTGTTATGCGGAACACACATACACATCAGGCTGCTGCATATTTTTTTAATCCCTGCCACCAAAGGATATAGGAGGAGTAATCAGCGTGAAGAGAGTAACTGCCGACCCTAAGAAAGAGCTCTAAAAAGGCATGATGTAATGGAGTTTCTCAGATTGAATGAACAAAGATTTTTATATGTTAGAAAAGCATTCTCTGTTTCCTTTGTTTTCTGTAGCTGCTTGTGTTTATTCTCTATGTTTCAAATTCCACAGTTTTAGGTCTGTCTTAAGACTTTCAGCCCATTCAGAAGGAGTCAAGGTTAATCACCCGTGCTGCTTGATATTTGCTTTTTATAGATCTGAAAGCAAAATTTATAGTTTTAAGGATAGATATTATCAATGGAATGGGATCTGTAGAAGCCCATGGGTGAGGAtcttgtttataatgtattttcttCTTGCATGGTGGTGACCTGAAGTTCACGATTTGCATTATGCCACTATTCTCTTATACAACGTTTATGTTTCTTTGCTTTGTGGTCATGTCCGT is part of the Cryptomeria japonica unplaced genomic scaffold, Sugi_1.0 HiC_scaffold_260, whole genome shotgun sequence genome and harbors:
- the LOC131869717 gene encoding L-type lectin-domain containing receptor kinase IX.1-like, with protein sequence MGNFHPAMLCLLLLFFVGFAGSVNFNFPPQTDIRFYRDASFQRTPQDAIMLTRNITNLHPESYGCAAYDKPIPIWNNVSNAVANFTTHFQFVIGKANNNSSPGSGLAVFMAPFDFQPPSASSGWWLGLFNGSTDKAPSNQIVAIEFDTFKDHFDEDDNHIGIDINSIVSVDKIPLGKNSENQSLKNGLYWDAWVEYNGRTNWLEVFLLSNPSGNSNNISKPETPILGFNINLREILPENVRVGFSSSTGSSQLPTSESHKVYTWNFTSSEIPSSSPMQDVPSSKTGQNISSLSSKTGQNISSLSRTNAIFIALSICLLAVCGFSFVLWYCYFKTRQNRGPRGRYVELEEQFAQRPRSFSYADLSTATHSFSENLKLGEGGFGGVYRGILPGTNEVVAVKRISHGSRQGKREYVSEVTIISRLRHRNLIQLLGWCHESSELLLVYEFLPNGSLDKHLFDEEKEPLDWDQRYKISCDIASALVYLHDELDNCIVHRDVKTSNVILDSSLNAKLGDFGLARIVKHDGPASHTTSPGGTLGYLAPECAVAGKTSPESDVFSFGVVALEIACGRRPVDLRLSEHNCRVVEWVWDLYKQGKLLDAADKRLGGNFNEEEMQRLMVVGLLCCQQEPKARPEMRYVMKILRFDVELPSVPLCLYDTSKTFSPPLDPVSIGAASVSSSSNRNTSRSLRSMH